One region of Anaerolineae bacterium genomic DNA includes:
- the mqnE gene encoding aminofutalosine synthase MqnE has translation MKLSFSDKSLYKIKEKIEAGIRLGPEDGIVLYKTNDLTGVGRLADMVRRKKHDRKAYYVYNQHINYTNICLNHCLFCAYSRNEGEKDAFTFSIDDVKAKLLERIDEPVRELHVVGGLNPSLSFDYYLDLLKTIKEIRPNATIKAFTAVEIDYISRIANLSLDETIIKLKNAGLSMTPGGGAEVMSNRVKKRLFPKKIDGKRWLEIMEKLHGAGIISNATMLYGHIETIEERVDHLIRLRDLQDKTGGFSAFIPLAFHSKNTKLSQLPATTAFDDLKNVATARLMLDNFDHIKAYWVMIGEKLAQVALYFGADDLDGTILEEKITHMAGAKSAKGLPREQIKHLISSAGFTPVERDSFYNPV, from the coding sequence ATGAAACTGTCTTTTTCAGATAAAAGTTTGTATAAAATAAAAGAAAAGATTGAGGCCGGGATTCGCCTTGGCCCTGAAGACGGCATTGTCCTGTATAAAACCAATGACCTGACAGGTGTTGGACGTCTGGCAGACATGGTTCGCCGCAAAAAACATGATCGCAAAGCCTACTATGTGTACAACCAGCATATAAATTACACAAACATCTGTTTGAACCACTGTTTGTTTTGCGCGTATTCCAGAAATGAGGGTGAAAAGGATGCCTTTACATTCTCAATTGATGATGTAAAGGCAAAACTTCTGGAACGGATCGACGAACCGGTTCGCGAATTACATGTTGTTGGCGGCCTTAATCCTTCCCTTTCGTTTGATTATTATCTTGATCTGTTAAAAACCATTAAAGAGATCCGGCCGAATGCAACCATCAAGGCGTTTACCGCTGTTGAGATAGATTATATTTCCAGGATTGCGAATCTGTCTCTGGATGAAACTATAATCAAGCTGAAAAACGCCGGTCTTTCAATGACCCCGGGTGGCGGCGCGGAAGTAATGAGCAACAGGGTTAAAAAAAGACTCTTCCCTAAAAAGATAGACGGCAAAAGATGGCTTGAAATAATGGAAAAGCTGCACGGCGCGGGCATTATTTCAAACGCAACAATGCTTTACGGCCATATTGAAACCATTGAAGAACGCGTAGATCACCTTATCAGATTAAGAGATCTGCAGGATAAAACAGGCGGTTTTTCGGCCTTTATTCCCCTTGCCTTTCATTCAAAAAACACAAAATTATCACAACTTCCAGCCACCACAGCCTTTGACGACTTAAAGAATGTGGCAACAGCCCGCCTCATGCTTGATAATTTTGATCATATCAAGGCGTACTGGGTTATGATAGGAGAAAAACTGGCGCAGGTCGCCCTTTACTTTGGGGCGGATGATCTGGATGGAACCATACTAGAAGAAAAGATTACACATATGGCCGGCGCGAAATCGGCAAAAGGATTGCCCCGCGAACAGATAAAACATCTTATATCTTCGGCAGGGTTTACTCCTGTTGAGCGGGATTCTTTTTATAATCCTGTTTAA